The Panicum virgatum strain AP13 chromosome 5K, P.virgatum_v5, whole genome shotgun sequence genome has a window encoding:
- the LOC120706779 gene encoding kinetochore protein NDC80 homolog, with protein sequence MKDELEKKHNDLGSVEKEADEFLKNSEKKLQDAILKDDEETQATARELLELVDSIAEHKEFMEASIAQRRKELDEAADFIASLASE encoded by the exons ATGAAAGATGAGTTGGAGAAAAAGCACAATGATTTGGGTTCTGTTGAAAAGGAGGCAGACGAGTTTTTGAAG AATTCGGAGAAGAAGCTCCAAGATGCAATACTCAAAGATGATGAAGAAACACAGGCAACTGCGAGGGAATTGCTGGAACTTGTTGATTCCATTGCTGAGCATAAAGAGTTCATGGAAGCATCAATTGCTCAGAGGCGGAAGGAGCTGGATGAAGCTGCAGATTTTATAGCATCTTTAGCATCTGAATGA
- the LOC120706778 gene encoding uncharacterized protein LOC120706778 isoform X2, with amino-acid sequence MLRVRAEVVTAADRKDSAIDFAVEGDDVLSRDLMDLSLGSEEKNKTSVRELANRADASGSFFSFAASARWSREMPEPHYYLGQGLQNS; translated from the exons ATGCTGAGAGTACGTGCAGAGGTTGTGACTGCGGCAGATCGAAAAGATTCCGCCATCGACTTCGCAGTTGAAGGCGATGATGTTCTCAGCCGCGATTTGATGGATTTGAGCTTGGGTTCCGAGGAGAAG AATAAAACTAGTGTTCGGGAGTTGGCTAATCGTGCGGATGCAAGTGGTTCCTTCTTTTCGTTTGCTGCTTCTGCACGG TGGAGTCGCGAGATGCCAGAGCCTCATTATTATCTTGGACAGGGCTTGCAAAACAGTTAA
- the LOC120706778 gene encoding uncharacterized protein LOC120706778 isoform X1: MLRVRAEVVTAADRKDSAIDFAVEGDDVLSRDLMDLSLGSEEKNKTSVRELANRADASGSFFSFAASARGIKQKLKISPRMVLLNVLKSVSIVDPVFTSVEFSGSFQCIIQFETDLPCARLPRISIL, encoded by the exons ATGCTGAGAGTACGTGCAGAGGTTGTGACTGCGGCAGATCGAAAAGATTCCGCCATCGACTTCGCAGTTGAAGGCGATGATGTTCTCAGCCGCGATTTGATGGATTTGAGCTTGGGTTCCGAGGAGAAG AATAAAACTAGTGTTCGGGAGTTGGCTAATCGTGCGGATGCAAGTGGTTCCTTCTTTTCGTTTGCTGCTTCTGCACGG GGAATAAAACAGAAACTAAAGATATCTCCAAGGATGGTTCTTCTGAATGTTCTCAAATCTGTTAGCATTGTGGACCCTGTCTTTACATCCGTTGAGTTTTCTGGTTCATTTCAATGCATTATTCAATTTGAAACTGATCTGCCCTGTGCTCGGCTACCTCGGATTAGCATATTGTAG
- the LOC120706780 gene encoding CRS2-associated factor 2, chloroplastic-like, producing the protein MPPPPPQRPAPSRAGRANLFSAPPPPLSNRRYPQHRSLPLPPLPPRRRHPRNHPEQRSQEQQEPADGGPRATTSNDSPAFRAAHLRTAYRKPVPPVAAAGDGEALLAADPADAASGRAVVVGPSGLSFRLPGAPFDFQFSYSEAPRAPPLAIREPAFLPFAPPTMPRPWTGKAPLLTKEEKARRRGVRLHTPLGQESPQTVSPHGIMMEVRGRRQRDLARVSPGDGRTRDEVLGEPLTRAEVRELVKPHISHNRQLNIGRDGLTHNMLEMIHCHWRRQEICKVRCRGVPTVDMNNLCYYLEEKSGGKVIHRVGGVVFLYRGRHYDPRTRPRYPLMLWKPATPVYPKLIKEVPEGLTKEEADEMRRKGCDLPPICKLAKNGIYITLVKDVRDAFEGNDLVKIDCEGLNPSDYKKIGAKLRDLVPCVLLSFDNEQILMYRGKEWKSRYSKPLTLIPKVPKNYTTVSTDVSGSDTDEATDVSAQVMVREVLRPKIFKLWKSAVDSSLALLLDDAEANVLTPDSLLTRVEEFSITSQAVEHSFPALVVANHNEVDTKCTSAEYINDESETSIVAGNQEDQLDQSPDLSNDEHFELDMLERLESSLPLGSLPIDTMIEQLNSD; encoded by the exons atgccgccaccgccgccgcagcggccggctccctcccgcgccggccgcgcgaACCTCttctccgccccgccgcctcccctctccaaCCGCCGCTACCCGCAGCACCGGTCCCTTCCCCTCCCGCCActcccccctcgccgccgccaccccaggAACCATCCCGAGCAGCGTTCCCAAGAACAGCAGGAACCAGCAGACGGCGGTCCGAGAGCGACCACCAGCAACGACAGCCCCGCCTTCCGCGCGGCGCACCTCCGCACCGCGTACCGCAAGCCCGTGCCCCCggtcgcggccgccggcgatggcgaggctctcctcgccgccgacccgGCCGACGCTGCCTCGGGCCGCGCCGTCGTCGTGGGGCCCTCGGGCCTCTCCTTCCGCCTCCCCGGCGCGCCGTTCGACTTCCAGTTCAGCTACTCCGAggcgccccgcgcgccgccgctcgccatccgGGAGCCCGCGTTCCTGCCCTTCGCGCCGCCGACCATGCCGCGGCCCTGGACGGGCAAGGCGCCGCTGCTCAccaaggaggagaaggcgcgccGCCGGGGCGTGCGGCTGCACACGCCGCTCGGGCAGGAGTCGCCGCAGACGGTGAGCCCGCACGGGATCATGATGGAGGTTAGGGGGAGGAGGCAGAGGGACCTGGCCAGGGTGAGCCCCGGCGACGGCAGGACCAGGGATGAGGTGCTCGGCGAGCCGCTCACTCGCGCCGAGGTGCGCGAGCTCGTCAAGCCTCACATCTCGCACAACCGACAGCTCAATATTG GAAGAGATGGCTTGACTCACAATATGTTGGAAATGATACATTGTCATTGGAGGCGGCAGGAAATCTGTAAAGTTAGATGCCGAGGTGTTCCAACTGTCGATATGAACAATCTCTGTTATTACCTTGAG GAAAAGTCAGGTGGAAAGGTTATTCACAGAGTAGGTGGCGTTGTTTTTCTATATCGAGGGAGACATTATGACCCACGGACTCGTCCTCGCTATCCCCTAATGCTCTGGAAACCTGCTACTCCTGTATATCCAAAACTCATCAAGGAAGTCCCAGAAGGGCTTACAAAAGAAGAAGCAGATGAAATGAGAAGAAAAGGGTGTGATCTGCCACCAATTTGTAAATTAG CAAAAAATGGAATATATATCACTCTTGTCAAGGATGTGCGAGATGCTTTTGAAGGAAATGACCTAGTGAAGATTGATTGTGAGGGTTTGAATCCAAGTGACTACAAAAAGATAGGAGCAAAACTAAGG GATCTTGTTCCTTGTGTTCTTTTATCATTTGATAATGAACAGATATTAATGTACCGAGGCAAAGAATGGAAATCCAGATACTCGAAGCCTCTGACTCTCATTCCAAAAGTTCCAAAGAATTATACGACAGTGTCAACTGATGTGAGTGGTTCAG ATACCGATGAAGCCACCGATGTCAGCGCTCAAGTCATGGTAAGAGAAGTATTAAGGCCCAAAATATTTAAATTGTGGAAGAGTGCAGTGGACTCGTCTCTGGCATTGCTGCTGGATGATGCCGAAGCAAACGTTCTCACACCCGATTCACTCCTGACGAGGGTTGAGGAGTTCAGCATCACATCTCAGGCAGTGGAGCACTCATTTCCAGCTCTGGTTGTGGCCAATCACAACGAGGTGGACACCAAATGTACAAGTGCCGAGTACATAAACGATGAGTCTGAAACGAGCATTGTTGCCGGAAACCAAGAGGACCAGCTTGATCAATCACCTGATCTCAGCAACGACGAACACTTTGAACTCGACATGCTCGAGCGCCTGGAGTCGTCATTGCCATTAGGATCGCTGCCGATCGACACTATGATAGAGCAGCTGAACAGTGACTGA